A single window of Carassius auratus strain Wakin chromosome 9, ASM336829v1, whole genome shotgun sequence DNA harbors:
- the mstnb gene encoding growth/differentiation factor 8 yields the protein MTSTCPVRGDVHFHSKSEQTSQTSFSSLWNMHFTQVLISLSVLIACGSVGHGDITAHQQPSKATEESEQCSTCEFRQHSKLMRLHAIKSQILSKLRLKQAPNISRDVVKQLLPKAPPLQQLLDQYDVLGDDSKDGAMEEDDEHATTETIMTMATEPDPIVQVDRKPKCCFFSFSPKIQANRIVRAQLWVHLRPAEETTTVFLQISRLMPVTDGGRHIRIRSLKIDVNAAVTSWQSIDVKQVLTVWLRQPETNWGIEINAYDAKGNDLAVTSAEPGEDGLLPFMEVKISEGPKRIRRDSGLDCDENSSESRCCRYPLTVDFEDFGWDWIIAPKRYKANYCSGECDYMHLQKYPHTHLVNKANPRGTAGPCCTPTKMSPINMLYFNGKEQIIYGKIPSMVVDRCGCS from the exons ATGACATCTACTTGTCCGGTGCGTGGTGACGTTCATTTCCATAGCAAATCAGAGCAAACATCGCAAACATCCTTTAGCTCGCTTTGGAACATGCATTTTACACAGGTTTTAATTTCTCTAAGTGTATTAATTGCATGCGGTTCAGTGGGTCATGGAGATATAACGGCGCACCAGCAGCCTTCCAAAGCCACGGAGGAAAGCGAGCAGTGCTCCACATGTGAGTTCAGACAACACAGCAAGCTGATGAGACTGCATGCCATCAAGTCCCAGATTCTTAGCAAACTCCGACTCAAACAGGCTCCAAACATCAGCCGGGACGTGGTCAAGCAGCTTTTACCCAAAGCACCGCCTTTGCAACAACTTCTGGATCAGTACGATGTTCTGGGGGATGACAGTAAGGATGGAGCTATGGAAGAGGATGATGAACATGCCACCACAGAGACCATCATGACCATGGCCACAGAGC ctGACCCCATCGTTCAAGTAGATCGGAAACCGAAGTGTTGTTTTTTCTCCTTCAGTCCGAAGATCCAAGCGAACCGGATCGTAAGAGCGCAGCTCTGGGTTCATCTGAGACCGGCGGAAGAAACGACCACTGTTTTCTTACAGATATCACGGCTGATGCCTGTCACGGACGGAGGAAGGCACATACGAATACGATCCCTGAAGATCGACGTGAACGCAGCAGTGACGTCTTGGCAGAGTATAGACGTCAAACAGGTGCTCACGGTGTGGTTAAGACAACCGGAGACCAACTGGGGCATTGAGATAAACGCGTATGACGCGAAGGGAAACGACTTGGCCGTCACCTCAGCTGAGCCTGGAGAAGATGGACTG CTCCCCTTCATGGAGGTGAAAATCTCGGAGGGCCCAAAGCGAATCCGGAGGGACTCTGGGCTGGACTGCGATGAGAATTCGTCAGAGTCTCGATGCTGCAGGTACCCTCTCACTGTGGACTTCGAGGACTTCGGCTGGGACTGGATTATTGCTCCGAAACGCTATAAGGCGAATTACTGTTCGGGAGAATGCGACTACATGCACCTGCAGAAATATCCCCACACCCATCTGGTGAACAAGGCCAATCCACGAGGGACTGCCGGGCCCTGCTGCACCCCCACCAAGATGTCTCCCATCAACATGCTTTACTTCAACGGCAAAGAGCAGATCATCTACGGCAAGATCCCCTCAATGGTAGTAGACCGCTGTGGCTGCTCGTGA